In Pyrus communis chromosome 15, drPyrComm1.1, whole genome shotgun sequence, the genomic stretch CTTATTGTATTACGTGAATAGCATGATCTGTGAGAAATTTATGTCGTGCAACGGATGCATGAAAGTGATTCTCCCGCGTCATATTGGTGAAGCTTTTATTATGAGATGGACGTTAGGCATGGCGGTGGACTTTTGTTTGGTGGTCTCAATTTTGCCACATTGGCAGCCTAAAAGTTTATAAACAGTTGAGTAACAACTCAAGTCGTGTCTGATTTTGGAACAGTTTCTAGTTTGGTCGGTTTCAAATACGAACATCACATTAAAACCATAAAATTAGCAATGCCCTCTCAATCTAGTgacttcttttgatttttcccTTCGACTCTTAAAATGTGCAAATttgccaattagttttttttttttttcaaatttattacatttttattagttCTCTTTTGAtcgaattgatgaaaatgattcTAAATTTAACGGAATAATTTCATAACTGATAGTAGGAGCGAATTAGCACGTTCTAAAATATTAGAACTAAATTACAAATTCAACGGACAAAATTTGTACCCAAATTAAAAGTTCAATAGTTCAAACTGGAATAAGTAATATGTCTGAGGTAATGCTAAATGGTGGTTTTATTTACTCgttattttttacttctcacacattttttcatttttaatcgtcgaatcaaataaattaaaaaatcttaaatcatataaatataaaatgatgTGTTAGAAGTAAAAATAACACATTTTCTATATTAAAAAAGGTTCTCAAAATCTCGTAATCGCACTACCGTAATTTAGGAAAATCCAAAATTTAGAAGTCCAAAAATGGGTAAACGTTAATCCCAATTAGCAACCTAAAAGATAGACTAATCCTGAGAAATTAGAAATTCTCGTTTACGCCCAGATTCAAAACTGACACGGAGAACACAGGCTTCAGGCTAAATATTTCAGCTTTCCTCAaaactcttcttcctctccctctctctctctctctctctctctctctctcacagctCCTCCGAAGCTCCACGGTCATGGCTCTGCTGACCCGAGCCCGCATCCCTCTCCAGCTCTCGGCCCAGCGGGCCCTCTCTCTCCACACCACCGTCCCCTCCCTCTCGTCCTCCGCCCCCTCCGGCTCCACTCCCGCCACCTATGCCCGCCCTCCTCCCCCTTCCGCCTCCCCGCCCCCTCCTGGCCTCTCTAAGGCCGCCGAGTTCGTGATCTCGAAGGTCGACGATCTCATGAACTGGGCCCGTCGCGGCTCCATCTGGCCAATGACCTTCGGCCTCGCCTGCTGCGCCGTCGAGATGATGCACACCGGAGCCGCCCGCTACGATTTGGACCGATTCGGCATCATTTTCCGGCCCAGTCCTCGCCAGTCCGATTGCATGATCGTCGCCGGCACTCTCACCAACAAGATGGCACCTGCTCTCCGCAAGTAAGCAACAACCCCTTCCTTCCCTCTCAATTTTCTGAATCGCAGTTTTAGGATTTCTGGATTTTTGAGCTTAGAAAATGTTTTGGTGATAATTAGATTTGTATTTACCTAATGTAATCTCAAATTGGAACAATTGGGGGCTTTGATTAAGCTCAATTTTAAGGAAATCTCCGATTAAATGGGAATAACATGTACACCATTCTCCTCCGGTTCGTTATTAGGAGATGTTTTTTACCAATGAAAGTGCTGGTTATGGTGATTAGCCTAGTTTTTTAGAGCAGTATGCTCCCGCTCCCATCAAGTTCGACCACCTTCTAGTTTAGATTAGACTAGATTATCGCTTGAATATAAAAAATGTATTAGCTCCGGTTCGTTATTAGGACTTAGGAGATGCATTTTGCCAATGAAGTGCTGGTTATGGTGATTAGCCAAGTTCGTTAGAGCAGTATGCTCCCGCTCCCATCAAGTTCGACCCCACTCTAGTTTAGATTAGACTAGATTATCGCTTGAATATAAAAAATGTATTAGCTCTTGAATAACTAAAACTAGTTCCAAGGGGGTTGTAGCTCAAATATTTAAGAGGATTGTGTGTGTTTCAATGCATGGGATTTGCCTTCCACAATATCACTTGTATCGAAGAAAAAACTACCGTGTTGTGTCTTTTGATAAATGGGATTTCTTAGGAATTTCTTTTGGGAAGTGCATAATTGCCTTCAATTTTGGGAGTTAAAAGCTCCTCGCTAACCTTTCAATCTTGGCGTTGTAATGTGTGTACAAGTAAACAAAGGGGTATGAGTTGTTTTGATCTTTATGGTGAAATTTTATTGCAGGGTTTATGACCAAATGCCTGAGCCGAGATGGGTCATCTCCATGGGAAGCTGTGCAAATGGAGGTGGTTACTACCATTACTCCTATTCTGTCGTTAGGGGTTGCGACAGGATCGTCCCCGTTGATATCTATGTTCCAGGCTGCCCTCCCACCGCTGAGGCCCTACTTTACGGCCTTCTCCAGCTGCAGAAGAAAATCAACCGGCGCAAGGATTTCCTCCTTTGGTGGACCAAGTGAGGGCTTTCATCTTGTGTTTGGGGAGCTGCTTTCGCTATATTTATCCAATAATAAGTCTATCTGGCGAGGTTTGCCCCAGCTAAGCACCATGTAAAGGGAGAGATTTTGCATTTACTTGTTATCAATTTTAGATCCCAGGGTGTTCTGTATTGTGCTTTCTGCATATTTCCGTCGTTTTGGAGCTATAATAGTAGCCACAGATTCTGTAAAACTTTTTTCTGTTTCAATCTGGGTGCTTGAACTAATCTCCCATGTTTATCTACTTGTTTGATTGATTGTTGGAAGCTGCTTATACTTTTTGTTTAACCCAAGATTAAGCAATGTAGCCGTGCTTTTGCAATGTAGCCGTGCTTTTCGTAAACCCTTGAGTTTGTGATTTCAGTTTCAAGTAGTCATATTATTGTTGGAAATCTTGTTGTCTGAGACTGGTCCAAGGGTTCTAGGACTCGACTCGGAGGTCATGTGTTGAAGATCCAACCCGGTCACCTAGGTGCCCGAGGACTTCAATGTGCAGGACATGAACCCCATCTCCCGAAACCCAAATGCCGGGGACGGGGATTGGGGACCTCTGGAAGCTTGGGACTCAAATCTGGGACCTTTCGACGCATGAGATTTGGACTCAGAACCTGTGTTTGGTAGCCCCAATCATACGATCATTTTGGCTTGTTTATTAAGAAGGGTGAAACATAGCTTAGTATTATCATGTCCAATTCAATCCTAACCTCCTCATCAAGTCCAATCCCATTAAACAAACAGGACATTATGGATTATCAATCCTCCGGCATGCAATATCTTAGTAGGTAAGGTGCCGAGATTCTACTAATGTACCCCGAATTCGAAACTCTCCCCTCCTAATTAATGTAATAATTTTGAACTTTCCCCTCCCTTTAATAAtagtaaaattttaaaaataaaaaagatgacaAAATCCTCAGAATATTGCATTACAAAACTTAGCATTAACTTTTGCTTCTCCGAATGATTGTGCTTATTGCTTAGATTATTTTATTCGGTGTTCTCGCCAATTAAAACGTAAATCTTATATGGTGTTCTCACAGCATAAAAGCAAACATAATTGTATTTAACCGTCTATAATTATGTACTCTTATGTATATATTCTTTGGTAACTTTTTTTACGTTTTACTTACAATTACTGcgttgagaaaaataaaattaattgaccAAAAGAAAGAGTATAAAACCTTACAAATTCTTTTCActtttacatttttactaaagacgCGTTTTCCGTTCGGTAAAATTAAGAGACCTTTATTCCTGTAAGCAAGCAAAGgtgtttgcaaaaaaaaaagaatcttaACGAACATGattcacttttaacgttaaTAACATTTTTATCCTACAACTTCATTTTTAGTATTATTTACttataatactttttttttatcctttgatTAATTcgaaagttttcaaacattttcatcatttttcttgAGAAAGTATCCTTACGTATAAATATCCAACTGGTGTTTTTCCACCTCACCTTATCCCtcactcttctctctctctctctctctctctctctatcttctaGGGTTTCTACGACAATGGCCGACGAAGCCCAATACTCATCCGGTCCTGATTCAGGGAACAAGCGGAAGTACGAGGAGCAAACGCCGCCGTCCACCCGCAGAGTCACCGGTTTCTCGGCCCCCATCAAGTCATCGTCCCCCGACTCTGCGCCAACGTCGTACAGCAGCGTTCCTCCGCCCATGGAAGATTTCCAGCTGGCCAAGCAGAAGGCGCAGGAGATCGCTGCTCGGTTGTTGAACGGCGGCGATGCTAAGCGTGCTAGGGTTGAGAATGGTGGTTCCGACTCTTTTGACAAGGGCTTTAGCTCTGGTCCGCCAGGTTCGGCTTCCATCTTTTGAATTTTGCTTTTTTCCATTAAATTTTTactctctttttatttaatttttatgcttGTTTATTATATTGTTAGGGTTTCGGTTAGTTTTTTAATATGCTTGACATCCAAGAATTTGATTGGGTTTAGTGTTTTAGGGTGATGCGGAGTTGCTATTTGTGTTTTGATTGTACATGTTTATGCTTTGAATGTGAATATCAATGCAACAATTAtaattttggttttgtgaaaatgATACAGATCCAAAGCCTCACTTCTCAAACCCAGCTCCTTCTTCGATCCCTGTATCTTACGGTGGGTTCGTGGGACCAAGCAAAAAGATTGAGGTTCCCAATGGCAGGGTTGGTGTCATAATTGGTAAAGGTGGGGAGACTATCAAGTATCTACAGACTCAGTCAGGCGCCAAGATTCAAGTTACCCGAGATTCTGATGCGGACCTCAATTTTCCAACTAGGATGGTGGAGCTCATGGGTACTCCGGAGCAGATTGCGAAGGCCGAGCACTTGATAAATGATGTTCTTGCTGAGGTTCGGCTTGggcattaatttttttagatgAGTTTTATCATCTGCTTGtgatatattaaaaaaagttcACACATTTAAGTTTGAAATCCTCCACATTGTgatcatttttgttaattttgagatAGTTGAGTTTTATCAAATTGGTACATATGATCTTGGAAATATGGCTTACACATATAAGCTCTTATGTTTGTTCCAGGCTGAATCAGGAGGTCCTGCCATAGCTTCTCGAAGGTTAACTGTACATACTGGTGGTGAACAATATGTTACGAAAATTCCTAACAACAAGGTACAGACTATGtagtttttatatattt encodes the following:
- the LOC137717459 gene encoding NADH dehydrogenase [ubiquinone] iron-sulfur protein 7, mitochondrial, giving the protein MALLTRARIPLQLSAQRALSLHTTVPSLSSSAPSGSTPATYARPPPPSASPPPPGLSKAAEFVISKVDDLMNWARRGSIWPMTFGLACCAVEMMHTGAARYDLDRFGIIFRPSPRQSDCMIVAGTLTNKMAPALRKVYDQMPEPRWVISMGSCANGGGYYHYSYSVVRGCDRIVPVDIYVPGCPPTAEALLYGLLQLQKKINRRKDFLLWWTK